Genomic DNA from Leptospira inadai serovar Lyme str. 10:
CGAAACGGGTCCTTTCCGCGACGGGGAACGATAGCGAGATTCGCGTACTCGGAAAAATGAATATCAAGGACTTTCTGGAATCCAGAGAGGCCGCAGGTCAATTCGAAAAATTGGAATATTCGTCTTTATTTAAGTACCTTCCTTTCTTCACCAGGTTTTGGCGATCTCTATTCGGTAATAATAATATGGTTCATCGCTTCGAGGCCGAAGCAATTCGGGCAAGACTCGCCGCGGAGCAGAATAAGAGAGTTCTTGAAGCCAAGACAAGAGCAGCCCAGGAAGAAAAATTGAGAATCGCGGAGAAGCGCGTAAAGGAAAAGGACGAGGCGGAATCCGGAGCCAAGACCAAGGCAGCGGGCGTTTTTGCGCCGGGGGAAGAGGCCGTTATGACTCGGTCAGGCGAGCAGGAAGCGGATCCTCAGGCAAAGAAAATGCTTTCTTCGGTTTTGGATATTTTGGATGCCGCCTGGGCCGGAGGGGAATACCCGGATCGGAATTACCTTTTGACGATGCTCGGTGCCGATGCGGATGAAAATACGCTCCTCAACTTTCTGAAAAAGAATGCAAAAAAGGAAATCCATTCCTTTATGGTAAGAAATCAGGAAGAAAAATATACGTTTCCGATTTTGATTACGCGTAGATTTTTGAAGAAGAACGGACGGTCTCTTTTGGACAAAGCCAAAAAGATCGTGGACGAGCAAAAAGTAGCCGGAATGCCGGAGCAAGAAAAGTTCGATTTCTATATCTCGTTCGAAGACTTCCTGAATAGGACGCTTGCGAAAATTTAACTCGATCCGAACGCTGTCGGCCTCTTGCGGCGCAGGCAAAGATTCCGGATTTCTCTTATTCCTATGAAAAACGAACTCGTTAACTTTAGAAAAACAAAAATTATTTGCACGATCGGGCCCGCGACCGCGGATAAAAAAATGATTCTAGCGCTTGCGGAAGCGGGGATGAATGTGGCCCGCCTGAACATGTCGCACGGGAATCACGAGTTCCATAGGTCGATTATTAAAATTATTAAATCTCTAAACAAGGATGTCTTAAAACATCCGATCGCGATCCTGCTGGATACTCAAGGTCCTGAAATTCGAACCGGGGATCTCCAGGTGGATCATTTGGATCTCAAAGTAGGAGAATCCTTCACTTTCCATATCATTCCGGGAGTGGAATCGGAAGAACAATCCGTTTTCGTAAATTATCGGGATATCGTGAACGACTTAAAAATCGGCGATCGAGTTACCGTAGATAACGGTTTGATCAATTTGGTAGTGGAAGAGATCCAAGAGACCGCGTTGAAATGCAAGGTCGTGGACGGCGGTAAGTTGGGTTCTAGAAAACATATCAATCTTCCCGGAATTCGGGTGAATCTGCCTTCCATCACTCAAAAGGATCAGAAAGATATCCTTTTCGGCTTGGAAGAGGACGTGGATTTTATCGCTCTTTCTTTCGTTCGATCCAAGGAGGATATCCTACAGCTTCGCAAGATCATCGAGGAGAACAACGGTCATTCGGCGATTATCGCAAAGATCGAAGATCAGGAAGCGGTTCGGAATATGGTTGAGATCGTCGAGGCTTCCGACGGAGTTATGGTTGCACGAGGCGATCTTGGCGTCGAACTTCCCATCGAGGAACTTCCGATCATCCAACGAGCGATCATCCGGGAATGTGCGGTTCGTGGAAAGCGGGTTATCGTAGCGACACACCTTCTCGAATCCATGATCAATAACCCTTCTCCCACGAGGGCGGAAGTGACCGACGTAGCCAACGCAGTGTATGAGGAATCGGATGCGATCATGCTCTCTGGCGAAACGGCTGCGGGGAAATTTCCGGTTCGATGCGTGGAGATGCTTCATAAAATCGCGGAGAGAGTGGAAAAAACTCCCGGGGTCGGCTATGTCAGCGATCGGATCCCTTCCAATAAAAAAGAAGAGATGGCTAAATCGGCGGCAATGCTCTCCGATTCGATTAAGAGTCCGGCTATTATCGTGATTACTCGTCGAGGGACTACGGCGCTGAATGTGGCCTCGTTCCACCCTAGACAACCTCTGATTTATGCATTTACCAATATGACGACGGTTCGACGCAAGCTTTGGCTGACAAGAGGCGTCATTCCTTATAGAATCGATTTTTCGAGCGATCCGGAAAAGACGATTAAATTGGCGATCGAAACTTTGAAAGCAAGCGGACGAATTAAGGACGGGGACCAGGTCGTGATTCTTTCGGATATTATCGCGGGAGTGGATCGCGTAGAGACCATTCAGGTACGAGAAGTAAAATAAACCGATCTTATTCCGAATTAGGTTTTTGTTTTCGGGCTTCCCCTCCGAAAGCTTGGTTTTCCACCCAGGCCAGGAGAGTTTCGCGTATCCCTAATCGATCCAAGGCTTCGAATAACATTCCCGTATAATTTAACGAGGATTGAAACCTTTCGAATTCCAACCTTACTTTCAACTTTTTAATATGAAGATAAAGTTTTAACTCCTCGGAACTCATAGTTTCCGGATCTTTCTCTAGAAAATCATCGGAGCCTAAAAAGGGATTTAGGCCTAATCCTGCGACGTTTTCCCGCTTCCTCTTTCTAGGCATAGCCCGCCTAACCTTTCAATTTAGACGCGACAAGGGCCAGGGAAAATAAGGAGAAAAATAAGCAAAGCCCTCCGGTTCCTAGCGTTGCAAGAATCGGATCCCCAAATGTCTTTAATAGATACAGAAAGAAGGCACCTAAAAAGAGAAGCGACGCTAACCCCAGAAAATAAAATCCGATCCTAAGGAATACATAGACCTGCACTCCTCGTTTAACTTTTTCTTCCGCGGATTTTCGAAGATAGAGTAGGAGAGTTTCGATATATTCGAGGAAGGAATCGACCAAAGAAAGGAGATGGCCTTTTAATTCGAAACCGTTAAAAA
This window encodes:
- the pyk gene encoding pyruvate kinase — protein: MKNELVNFRKTKIICTIGPATADKKMILALAEAGMNVARLNMSHGNHEFHRSIIKIIKSLNKDVLKHPIAILLDTQGPEIRTGDLQVDHLDLKVGESFTFHIIPGVESEEQSVFVNYRDIVNDLKIGDRVTVDNGLINLVVEEIQETALKCKVVDGGKLGSRKHINLPGIRVNLPSITQKDQKDILFGLEEDVDFIALSFVRSKEDILQLRKIIEENNGHSAIIAKIEDQEAVRNMVEIVEASDGVMVARGDLGVELPIEELPIIQRAIIRECAVRGKRVIVATHLLESMINNPSPTRAEVTDVANAVYEESDAIMLSGETAAGKFPVRCVEMLHKIAERVEKTPGVGYVSDRIPSNKKEEMAKSAAMLSDSIKSPAIIVITRRGTTALNVASFHPRQPLIYAFTNMTTVRRKLWLTRGVIPYRIDFSSDPEKTIKLAIETLKASGRIKDGDQVVILSDIIAGVDRVETIQVREVK
- a CDS encoding LBF_4227 family protein is translated as MARKKENSRTKPAESETQNGDGFFNGFELKGHLLSLVDSFLEYIETLLLYLRKSAEEKVKRGVQVYVFLRIGFYFLGLASLLFLGAFFLYLLKTFGDPILATLGTGGLCLFFSLFSLALVASKLKG